Proteins from one Embleya scabrispora genomic window:
- a CDS encoding DegT/DnrJ/EryC1/StrS family aminotransferase, which produces MSAEPNRIPLVDLAAAHAEVATEVAAGIARVLDTCAFVGGPDVAEFETEFAAFTGAAHCVGVANGTDAVELALRVLGVGAGEGVVLPANTFVATAEAVVRAGARPVLADVDEDHLLLDPQRAAEALGDSSGPRALLPVHLNGQLAPMGALRALAEARGVFLVEDAAQCQGATQDGLAPGAWGPDAIAATSFYPGKNLGAYGDGGAVCTGNEEHARILRELRDHGSSRKYVHTRLGFNSRLDTIQAVVLRAKLRRLADWNVRRRAAAARYDALLAGVEGVRLPRTAPGNEHVWHLYAVRVPERDKVLALLNEAGVGAGVHYPVPVHLQPAFAELGHARGDFPVTERAAEELLSLPLYPQLTAGQQERVAEVLAGALSRL; this is translated from the coding sequence ATGAGTGCTGAGCCGAACCGGATCCCGCTGGTGGATCTGGCCGCCGCGCACGCCGAGGTGGCGACCGAGGTGGCGGCCGGCATCGCCCGGGTCCTGGACACCTGCGCGTTCGTGGGCGGGCCCGATGTGGCGGAGTTCGAGACCGAGTTCGCCGCGTTCACCGGTGCCGCGCACTGCGTGGGCGTGGCCAACGGCACCGACGCGGTGGAACTGGCGCTGCGGGTGCTCGGGGTGGGCGCGGGCGAGGGCGTGGTGCTGCCCGCCAACACGTTCGTGGCGACCGCCGAGGCGGTGGTCCGGGCGGGCGCGCGGCCGGTGTTGGCCGACGTGGACGAGGACCACCTCCTGCTCGACCCGCAGCGGGCCGCCGAGGCGCTGGGCGACTCGTCGGGGCCCCGGGCCCTGCTGCCGGTGCACCTGAACGGGCAACTGGCCCCGATGGGCGCGCTGCGGGCGCTGGCCGAGGCGCGCGGGGTGTTCCTGGTCGAGGACGCCGCGCAGTGCCAGGGCGCCACCCAGGACGGCCTGGCTCCCGGCGCGTGGGGTCCGGACGCCATCGCGGCCACCAGCTTCTACCCCGGCAAGAACCTGGGCGCGTACGGCGACGGCGGCGCGGTGTGTACCGGCAACGAGGAACACGCCCGAATACTGCGCGAGTTGCGCGACCACGGCTCCTCGCGCAAGTACGTGCACACCCGGCTCGGGTTCAACTCGCGCCTGGACACCATCCAGGCCGTGGTGCTGCGCGCGAAGTTGCGCCGGCTCGCCGACTGGAACGTGCGGCGGCGGGCGGCGGCGGCGCGCTACGACGCGCTCCTGGCCGGTGTCGAGGGCGTCCGGCTGCCCCGCACCGCGCCCGGGAACGAGCATGTGTGGCACCTGTACGCGGTCCGGGTGCCCGAGCGGGACAAGGTGCTCGCGCTGCTGAACGAGGCGGGCGTCGGCGCGGGCGTGCACTATCCGGTGCCGGTGCACCTGCAACCGGCGTTCGCCGAACTGGGCCACGCCCGTGGCGACTTCCCGGTCACCGAGCGGGCCGCCGAGGAACTGCTGTCGCTGCCGCTGTACCCGCAGTTGACCGCCGGGCAGCAGGAGCGCGTCGCGGAGGTGCTCGCGGGAGCGCTGAGCCGGCTGTGA
- a CDS encoding DegT/DnrJ/EryC1/StrS family aminotransferase has protein sequence MERIPVMRPWMGDEEAAAAADAVRSGWVAQGPRVAAFERAFADRLGVPEAIAVSSCTTALHLALINAGVGPGDEVVVPSLSFVATANAVRYVGARPVFADVERATGNLTPETIEPVLTSATRAVILVDQGGIPADLDAVRALVDRRGIVVVEDAACAAGSTYKGRPVGAGAMSATFSFHPRKLLTTGEGGMLTLARAGHAPRLRRLREHGMSVSAADRDAADRAGGAPVVESYDELGFNYRMTDVQAAIGLVQLGRLAAMVERRRELAARYREALADVAGLETAADPGYGLTNFQAFWVLLPEDFPMSRDELLGELARAGISARRGIMAAHLEPAYADVEHVPLPVTERLTRDSLILPLFHELTEAQQERVVAAVRAAAGVRAAV, from the coding sequence ATGGAACGAATTCCGGTGATGCGGCCCTGGATGGGCGACGAGGAGGCGGCCGCGGCGGCCGACGCGGTGCGCTCCGGGTGGGTGGCCCAGGGGCCTCGGGTGGCGGCCTTCGAGCGGGCCTTCGCGGACCGGCTGGGGGTGCCGGAGGCGATCGCGGTGTCCTCGTGCACCACCGCGCTGCACCTGGCGCTGATCAACGCCGGGGTGGGGCCGGGTGACGAGGTGGTGGTGCCGTCGTTGTCCTTCGTGGCCACCGCCAACGCGGTGCGCTACGTGGGCGCGCGCCCGGTGTTCGCCGATGTCGAGCGGGCCACCGGCAACCTGACCCCGGAGACCATCGAGCCGGTGCTGACCTCGGCCACGCGGGCGGTGATCCTGGTCGACCAGGGCGGCATCCCGGCCGACCTGGACGCGGTGCGGGCCCTGGTGGACCGCCGGGGCATCGTGGTGGTGGAGGACGCGGCCTGCGCGGCGGGTTCGACCTACAAGGGCCGGCCGGTCGGCGCGGGGGCGATGTCCGCGACCTTCTCGTTCCACCCGCGCAAGCTGCTGACCACGGGCGAGGGCGGCATGCTCACGCTGGCGCGCGCGGGCCACGCGCCCCGGTTGCGCCGGCTGCGCGAGCACGGGATGAGCGTGAGCGCGGCCGATCGGGACGCGGCGGACCGGGCGGGCGGGGCGCCGGTGGTGGAGAGCTACGACGAACTGGGCTTCAACTACCGGATGACCGACGTGCAGGCGGCGATCGGCCTGGTGCAACTCGGCCGGCTCGCCGCGATGGTCGAGCGGCGGCGGGAGTTGGCGGCCCGGTACCGGGAGGCGCTGGCCGATGTCGCGGGCCTGGAGACGGCCGCGGATCCCGGGTACGGGCTGACCAACTTCCAGGCGTTCTGGGTGCTGCTGCCCGAGGACTTCCCGATGTCGCGCGACGAACTGCTCGGCGAGCTGGCCCGGGCCGGCATCTCCGCCCGGCGCGGGATCATGGCCGCGCACCTGGAGCCCGCCTACGCCGACGTCGAGCACGTACCGCTGCCCGTCACCGAGCGACTGACCCGCGACTCGTTGATCCTGCCGCTGTTCCACGAGCTGACCGAGGCGCAGCAGGAGCGGGTGGTCGCCGCGGTGCGGGCGGCGGCGGGCGTGCGGGCGGCCGTCTAG
- a CDS encoding acetyltransferase, which produces MSFRDLLLVGAGGFAREVAAALPDFRAPRGSSGWRLLGFLDDDPARQDTEVDGVPVLGGADVVHEWPDALVVVCTGSPAHWWSRSRVVARLGLPAERWATLVHVSAVVPRTCEVGPGAVLMAQTVLTTGVRVGAHAHTMPHVVLTHDDDVGEFATLAAGVRLAGGVAVGREAYLGAGALVREHRVIGARSLVGMGSVVTRDVPPAEVWAGVPARRLRAAPDLAESERRGGGDTHEC; this is translated from the coding sequence GTGTCCTTTCGCGATCTGCTCCTCGTCGGCGCCGGGGGGTTCGCCCGGGAGGTCGCCGCCGCGCTGCCGGACTTCCGGGCCCCGCGCGGGAGTTCGGGATGGCGGCTGCTGGGGTTTTTGGACGACGACCCGGCCCGGCAGGACACCGAGGTGGACGGTGTGCCGGTGCTCGGCGGGGCGGATGTGGTGCACGAGTGGCCCGACGCCCTCGTGGTGGTGTGCACCGGCAGTCCGGCGCACTGGTGGAGCCGGTCGCGGGTGGTGGCCCGGCTGGGGCTGCCGGCCGAGCGCTGGGCGACGCTGGTGCACGTGAGCGCGGTGGTCCCGCGGACCTGCGAGGTCGGTCCCGGCGCGGTGCTGATGGCGCAGACGGTGTTGACCACCGGGGTCCGGGTCGGCGCCCACGCGCACACCATGCCGCACGTGGTGTTGACCCACGACGACGACGTGGGCGAGTTCGCCACGCTGGCCGCGGGAGTGCGGCTGGCGGGCGGGGTCGCGGTGGGCCGGGAGGCGTACCTGGGGGCCGGTGCGCTGGTGCGCGAGCACCGGGTGATCGGCGCCCGATCGCTGGTGGGGATGGGCTCGGTCGTGACGCGGGACGTCCCGCCGGCCGAGGTGTGGGCGGGGGTGCCGGCGCGCCGACTGCGCGCGGCGCCGGACCTCGCCGAATCGGAGCGACGAGGTGGGGGAGACACGCATGAGTGCTGA